GACTTTCTAAGCAAGGAAACTTGGACATTATAGGTGTTGAAGATGCCTACAAGCAACATAGAATATTTCATGTTATTCCATTTTATAAACATAATTGTGTTTTGACTTTAAAATACAATAACTGTGATCAAAGAATACAATAACTGTATTTTGACATTAAAAAAACTGATGGACTTCTACCTTGGTGTTCATTGCTATTCTGAATAAAATAATTCATGTTGAACTATATAATACCTATGTTTTCTTTTTGTAATAACTACACTGTAATGCAGGTTGCTCACAATAACGAATCAAAGGGAACAACATGTAAGTGCAAGATGTTTGAGAGGAAAGGAATCCTTTGTAAACACATTATATGGATTATATCAGGAAAAGGATTGCATACCATACCGGAGCAGTACATCGAAAGCAAATGGACgaagaaatcatatagaaagcctTTGTATGGACTGGATGGAAAGTTATTGCAAGACTACGATCCCACTGATTTGAGAAAGTTGGAATTATATGCAACAATAAGTGTTCTTAACTCGATGCCTCAAAACCAGATCAAGGAACTAAGTTTGATGTTTTTACAATTCCGAGAGAAAATAAATCCAACAAAAGAGAGCTTGACAAAGGAACAAGAACTGGAAATGCTCTTAGGTTGTTCAGCAAAATCAAATATTACTATTCTTCTGCCAAAGATTGCAAAAAAATAAAGTAAGTGGCAAGAGAATGTAATCAAACAAGGATAAGGCAATTGAGAAGGCAAGCAAATCGAAGAGGCTATATAATAACTGCAAACAAATGGGAAACCATGACAAGAGAAACTGTCCAAATCCATTTGTTGAGCATGCtttggaggaagaagatgaagaggaagatgaaatggaggatgaagatgaaaATGGAGTATGAATATGATACGTCACACTAATTGATGATAGGATAATTACTTTACTATAATTCTCTGATAATTTGTAATCAATGTTTCATAGTTGTGATTTTGTTCATGGAATACCTTGCAATATTACAATAGTTGTGTGAAAAGCTTTACAATAGTCAAGGTTATACTTTACAATAACCGCATAATTACAATAATTGTGTTAGAGTTTTAGAATAACCAAGGTTATACTTTACAATAATTGATTTTGTTCATTGAAAACGCACTTTACAATCAATTACTTTACAATAATTCGCTGATGATTTTGAATCTATTTCGCAATTGTTGTGATTTTGTTCATTGAATACCTTGCactattacaataatcacgtgAAAGCTTTTACAATAATCATGGTTATGCTTTACAGTAACCACAATTTTACAAAATAATTGTGTAAGAGCTTACAATAGTCAAGGttatgctttacaataatcaaggtTATGCTTTACAAAAACTATAATTTACAATAATTGCATtagagctttacaataatcaatGTTATGCTTTACAATTATAAGTGAATAACTATCTGAAAAGTTTGGCGATAAACATGTGCCTTGTCTTAAACTTTTGCTATTTGAGTTAACTAATTTAAAATAATTGTATTTTGATAATTTGAATAACTGCGTgagagctttacaataatcaatGTTTGAGAACTTTAAAATAATTTGAATAACTGCGTGATGATTTGAATAACTACGTgagagctttacaataatcaatGCGTGTGCCTTGTCTTTATTTTGATAATTCCCCGGATACGCATTTTTAGCTCTGATACTCCGCTTCTCTTGacaaaaaaataaattattttgaTAATTTGAATAACTGCGTGAGAGCTTTAAAATAGTTGTATTTTGATAATTTGAATAACTGTTTGGAACAATTACAATAACAGCTGACAGGCATTACAAAAACAGCTATCTGAAAAATTGTTCAATCAATCAATAACAGCTATCAAACATTACATTATCTGACAAATCCATCTACAATTGTTGCTCTTTTATGCTTTTTGCCGAGAAGCACCTTTTACGGCTGTTGTTTTATAGCTTTTCGTGCCCGCTCTTCTATGTTTTAAAAGATCTTTCTCTACTTCCAATATGCTCTTCCTCAAAATTTGCACTTGTTCCAAAAGAGACGCTCTTGAATCATTGACATCCGACATCAACAAAATAGCCACCATCTCAATCCATATAGGAATCCTATTAACTTTCTTCTTAACTGAATACAATCCCTTCTCGTGCTTCCCTTCATATGTGAGCATGTGAAACATGGTAAAAAAATCCCGATTCCTTATCAGTCTTGACATTCGTtttccattca
This sequence is a window from Silene latifolia isolate original U9 population chromosome 8, ASM4854445v1, whole genome shotgun sequence. Protein-coding genes within it:
- the LOC141595228 gene encoding protein FAR1-RELATED SEQUENCE 2-like; translation: MYGKRHKWIPAYFRDLPLGCLLKTTQRSESQNSYFKRFERIDDTLVEFWLRFQSAVEQQCYTQRFLDASSDNTLPEVSSKTMIENHASKIYTHTIFYEFQEQVQAGPCSCAVRGLSKQGNLDIIGVEDAYKQHRIFHVAHNNESKGTTCKCKMFERKGILCKHIIWIISGKGLHTIPEQYIESKWTKKSYRKPLYGLDGKLLQDYDPTDLRKLELYATISVLNSMPQNQIKELSLMFLQFREKINPTKESLTKEQELEMLLGCSAKSNITILLPKIAKK